A stretch of the Rosa rugosa chromosome 5, drRosRugo1.1, whole genome shotgun sequence genome encodes the following:
- the LOC133711897 gene encoding uncharacterized mitochondrial protein AtMg00810-like gives MCIQVMESSSNGRTKCIPSCFPKAGYRQSKADYSLFTRVVGNSFTAVLIYVDDIVLTGNDPKAIELLKAFLRKEFRIKDLGNLKYFLGIEVSRSKKGIFVSQRKYALDILLDAGLTGARPCHFPMEQNLKLTPTNGEILKDPTRYRRLIGKLIYLTVTRPDIVYFVWILSQFMNQPRKPHMEAAMRVLHFIKGNPGRGIFFPSENDLALKAYCDSDWASCPTTRKSTTGYFVFLGNSLISWKSKKQSNVACSSAEAKYRAMAMTCRELTWLRYILQDFQIIQDKPASLYCDNQAALHIAANPVFHERTKYIEIDCHVVREKLQAGLISTRYVPSSLQIADIFTKALGRYSFESLVSKLGLHDIHSPT, from the exons atgtgtatccaagtcatgGAGTCTTCATCAAATGGACGTACAAAATGCATTCCTTCATG CTTCCCGAAGGCTGGTTACAGGCAATCCAAGGCTGATTATTCATTATTTACACGTGTGGTTGGTAATTCTTTCACTGCTGTGCTCATTTATGTTGACGATATTGTGCTCACTGGAAATGATCCCAAAGCCATTGAATTATTAAAGGCATTTCTTCGTAAGGAATTTCGCATAAAGGATCTTGGCAATCTTAAATATTTCTTGGGCATTGAAGTCTCACGGTCTAAGAAAGGAATTTTCGTTTCTCAACGAAAATATGCATTAGATATTCTACTTGATGCAGGTCTTACAGGAGCACGTCCATGTCATTTTCCTATGGAACAAAATTTAAAGCTTACACCTACAAATGGGGAAATTCTTAAAGATCCCACACGTTATCGGAGATTGATTGGGAAACTCATTTATCTCACTGTGACAAGACCAGATATTGTGTATTTTGTTTGGATTCTTAGCCAATTCATGAATCAGCCAAGGAAACCTCATATGGAAGCTGCCATGAGAGTATTGCATTTTATTAAGGGAAATCCGGGTAGAGGCATTTTCTTTCCATCAGAAAATGATTTGGCTTTAAAAGCTTATTGTGACTCAGATTGGGCAAGTTGTCCAACAACAAGAAAGTCAACAACTGGATATTTTGTTTTCCTTGGTAATTCATTGATTTCATGGAAATCTAAGAAGCAAAGTAATGTGGCGTGTTCATCAGCAGAAGCTAAGTACCGTGCTATGGCTATGACTTGTCGAGAATTAACTTGGTTGAGGTACATTTTACAAGATTTTCAGATTATTCAAGATAAACCTGCTTCTTTGTATTGTGACAACCAAGCTGCATTACATATTGCCGCCAACCCGGTTTTTCATGAAAGAACAAAATATATAGAGATTGATTGTCATGTAGTTCGAGAGAAGCTACAAGCCGGATTGATTTCTACTAGATATGTTCCTTCTTCTCTACAAATCGCAGACATTTTCACAAAGGCATTGGGAAGATATAGTTTTGAATCTTTAGTTTCCAAGTTGGGACTTCATGAcattcactctccaacttga
- the LOC133711898 gene encoding zinc finger BED domain-containing protein RICESLEEPER 3-like — MVLVLAEDDLRCGDGLSSVVLVFDSGSRMVGCSSLGSVVDAFPVLLILSDREVRWSFLAGSVDAVAASSLLLGLSIGGKVYGLACYYKFIMFVCMFHLFLFSAAMGTQSALDHSPLGQPPLGQPPPLGQTLPPLGQTSGSAAESDPTNSQSHGAATAGQKRKDPANKSPLWAHFTRCKHPNSDLIDTCWCTCNTCNERVLCDTKKNGTSSMWAHTRKCATHPLHAEPDPKQAKLNRDNVSGGASYHKYNKKRCDDRCIDMIIKDELPFRHVEKEGFKAFCKELEPQWPGMDRKQAAKGVLDKYNFEKAVLLSQLKANETRISITRIQNINYLVLTAHFMDSDWKLHKRIINFCTITSHKGEEIGRVVEQCLRQWEITKVFTTTVDNASANDLTVAYMKRRLTSYKTLMFEGEFLHLRCACHIINLIVKDGLKELQDGIAAIWNCAKYVRSSSSRLDKFREFAVLEQCRANANVPLDVITRWNSTYLMLEAALKYEAVFGRMGEEDCNFKAYFDETDRNGKPRVGPPSSEDWRNAEAFCLFLKKFYEATVKLSAWKKITANILFVEMVTLQTEIDKAIIAEDPILKRVATSMKAKFNKYWGSFESVNKIIMIANVLDPRYKLQWAKVAMQKVNASYETIHSIQGDLKKILLKMYDEYKANEGSNEAEPYMGEDLGFEGDDLENLDEVSKQIARERMAEQSQCIRNEVDQYLSDRYVSLLAKNFEIHMWWKANESTYPILSKLAKDVFAVPCSTVPSENAFSLGSRVVDPFRASLTPKMVEALVCSSDWLKSDPPNFYKDPTEDDLEMYHSLEELERENAFNQGMESTLTNLSSTQADA, encoded by the exons atGGTTCTTGTGTTGGCTGAGGATGATCTCCGTTGTGGAGATGGTTTGAGTTCTGTGGTTCTTGTCTTTGATTCTGGATCAAGAATGGTAGGGTGCTCTTCGCTCGGATCTGTCGTTGATGCCTTCCCAGTTCTCTTGATCTTGTCGGATCGTGAAGTTCGGTGGAGTTTTCTTGCCGGTAGCGTGGATGCTGTAGCTGCTTCCTCCTTGTTGCTGGGCTTGTCTATTGGTGGCAAAGTATATGGGCTCGCCTG ctattataaatttataatgtTTGTTTGTATGTTccacttgtttcttttttctgcagCTATGGGTActcaaagtg CTTTGGATCATTCCCCTTTAGGACAACCACCTTTAGGACAACCACCACCTTTAGGACAAACACTCCCACCTTTAGGACAAACTTCAGGTTCAGCTGCTGAATCTGATCCTACCAACTCCCAATCCCATGGAGCAGCTACTGCtgggcagaaaagaaaagatccTGCAAACAAAAGCCCTCTTTGGGCACATTTTACTAGATGTAAACACCCGAACTCAGACCTAATAGATACTTGTTGGTGTACTTGCAATACTTGCAATGAGAGAGTGTTATGTGATACTAAAAAGAATGGGACAAGCTCGATGTGGGCACATACTAGGAAATGTGCTACTCATCCATTACATGCAGAACCTGATCCTAAGCAGGCTAAGTTGAATAGAGATAATGTGAGTGGAGGAGCCTCATACCATAAGTATAACAAAAAGAGGTGTGATGATAGGTGCATCGATATGATTATCAAGGATGAGCTCCCTTTTAGGCACGTGGAGAAGGAGGGATTCAAAGCTTTCTGCAAAGAGTTAGAACCTCAATGGCCTGGAATGGACAGAAAGCAGGCTGCCAAGGGTGTGCTAGATAAGTACAATTTTGAGAAGGCTGTTCTGTTGAGTCAATTGAAGGCAAATGAAACTCGGATCTCAATTACTCGGATCCAGAATATAAACTACCTGGTACTAACAGCCCACTTCATGGATAGTGACTGGAAATTGCACAAAAGGATCATCAACTTTTGTACAATTACTAGTCACAAAGGAGAGGAGATTGGAAGGGTAGTAGAGCAGTGTTTGAGGCAATGGGAGATCACCAAAGTGTTTACAACCACAGTAGACAATGCTAGTGCTAATGACTTAACTGTGGCATACATGAAGAGAAGGTTGACCAGTTACAAGACTTTGATGTTTGAGGGAGAGTTTTTACATTTAAGATGTGCATGCCACATTATAAATTTGATAGTTAAGGATGGTCTGAAGGAGTTACAAGATGGGATTGCTGCTATATGGAACTGTGCCAAGTATGTTAGGAGTTCATCAAGTCGTCTTGACAAGTTCAGGGAGTTTGCTGTTTTGGAACAGTGCAGGGCAAATGCCAATGTTCCATTAGATGTAATCACAAGATGGAACAGCACATACCTCATGCTTGAAGCTGCACTTAAGTATGAAGCTGTGTTCGGCAGAATGGGTGAAGAAGACTGCAATTTTAAAGCTTATTTCGACGAAACGGACAGAAATGGCAAACCCAGGGTTGGACCACCATCTAGTGAGGATTGGAGGAATGCAGAagcattttgtttgtttttgaagaAGTTTTATGAAGCTACTGTGAAGCTGAGCGCTTGGAAGAAGATCACTGCAAATATATTATTTGTTGAAATGGTTACATTGCAAACTGAGATTGACAAGGCTATCATTGCAGAAGACCCTATTTTGAAGAGGGTTGCCACTTCAATGAAGGCCAAGTTCAACAAATATTGGGGAAGCTTCGAATCGGTGAACAAGATAATCATGATAGCTAATGTTCTTGACCCAAGATACAAGCTGCAGTGGGCTAAAGTAGCAATGCAAAAAGTCAATGCAAGCTACGAGACAATTCATTCAATACAAGGGGACTTAAAGAAAATTTTGCTGAAGATGTATGATGAATACAAAGCCAATGAAGGCAGCAACGAAGCTGAACCGTACATGGGAGAAGATCTAGGATTCGAAGGGGATGACTTGGAGAATCTTGATGAAGTCAGCAAGCAAATAGCAAGGGAGAGGATGGCAGAGCAGTCACAATGCATACGAAATGAGGTTGATCAGTATTTATCGGATAGGTATGTTAGCCTCCTTGCAAAGAATTTTGAAATTCATATGTGGTGGAAGGCCAATGAGTCAACCTATCCAATCCTATCAAAGTTAGCAAAGGATGTTTTTGCTGTTCCTTGCTCAACGGTGCCTTCGGAGAATGCATTTAGTTTGGGATCAAGAGTGGTGGATCCTTTTAGAGCTTCATTGACACCAAAAATGGTGGAAGCCCTTGTTTGCAGTTCGGATTGGTTAAAATCTGATCCCCCAAACTTCTACAAAGATCCCACCGAAGATGACCTTGAAATGTATCACTCTTTGGAGGAACTTGAGAGGG AAAATGCTTTTAATCAAGGAATGGAGTCAACATTGACCAATCTCAGCTCTACACAAGCTGATGCATAG
- the LOC133712302 gene encoding putative calcium-transporting ATPase 13, plasma membrane-type yields the protein MSKSTTLHAKLGSIELQLDVPSTGLDISKRKWHSAFITIYCSRAFHSLRPSTLPKHTNSTFISRTLSYSIVRVEPVSVPAINGFKADQKSLTELVKEKNLNKLLELGGVQEVASALKTDAENGINGDDAEDTACRHEAFGSNTYKKPPTQGFLHFVWEAFKDLTILILLGCAALSLGFGIKEHGLKEGWIDGGSICLAVILVISVSAVSNYRQSRQFDKQSKVSNNLQIEAVRNGRRQVISIFEIVVGDVICLKIGDQVPADGLLLEGHSLSVDESSMTGESDHVEISVTRNPFLFSGTKIADGYGRMLVTSVGMNTNWGEMMSQISQDTSEKTPLQARLDKLTSSIGKVGLAVAFFVLVVMLVRYFTGNTEDENGNKEYNGSKTKSDDIINAVIGIVAAAVTIVVVAIPEGLPLAVTLTLAYSMKRMMVDNAMVRKLSACETMGSATTICTDKTGTLTMNQMKVTKFWLGKESVEEEAYSSISPFVLNLIQEGVSLNTTGSVYRPSLDSEIEISGSPTEKAILSWVVHGSKINMEKVVKSCSILHVEAFNSKKKQSGVLVKRKADNSIHVHRKGAAEMILAMCTSYYDASGIVKDMDYNEKMNFEQIIQGMAASSLRCIAFAHKDVPAEEQVEGDQKVVLKEDGLTLLGLVGLKDPCRPGVRKAVEDCQYAGVNVKMITGDNVFTAKAIATECGILRPGQATLGTVIEGVEFRNYTPEERMEKVEKISVMARSSPFDKLLMVQCLKQKGHVVAVTGDGTNDAPALKEADIGLSMGIQGTEVAKESSDIVIMDDNFASVVTVLMWGRCVYNNIQKFIQFQLTVNVAALVINFVAAVSAGQVPLTAVQLLWVNLIMDTLGALALATEKPTRELMEKPPVGRTAPLITNIMWRNLLPQALYQITVLLILQFRGKAIFGVSDKVKDTLIFNTFVLCQVFNEFNARKLEKKNVFKGIHTNKLFMGIIAVTIVLQVVMVEVLKKFADTERLNWGQWGVCIGIAFISWPIGWLVKCIPVPEKPIFSYLKMKKNKHSR from the coding sequence ATGTCCAAGTCTACCACCCTGCATGCAAAGTTGGGGAGCATTGAGTTGCAGCTTGATGTTCCGAGCACTGGTCTTGACATCAGCAAAAGAAAATGGCATTCTGCTTTCATTACCATCTATTGCTCTAGAGCCTTCCACTCTTTAAGACCTTCTACTCTTCCCAAACATACCAACTCCACATTCATATCTCGCACACTCTCTTACTCCATAGTTAGGGTCGAGCCAGTCTCGGTCCCAGCCATCAATGGATTCAAAGCAGACCAAAAAAGCCTCACTGAGCTTGTGAAGgagaaaaatctcaacaagctctTGGAGCTTGGAGGGGTTCAAGAAGTAGCATCAGCTCTCAAAACTGATGCAGAGAATGGAATCAATGGTGATGATGCTGAAGACACTGCGTGCAGACACGAAGCATTTGGTTCCAACACATACAAGAAACCGCCAACGCAAGGATTCCTCCATTTTGTGTGGGAAGCCTTCAAAGACCTCACAATTCTCATTCTTTTAGGCTGTGCTGCGCTCTCTCTTGGTTTTGGTATAAAAGAGCATGGACTAAAAGAAGGTTGGATTGATGGTGGAAGCATTTGTCTCGCGGTCATTCTGGTCATTTCTGTTTCAGCAGTAAGCAACTACAGACAGAGCAGACAGTTTGACAAGCAGTCGAAAGTCAGCAACAATCTCCAGATTGAGGCTGTGAGAAATGGAAGGCGCCAAGTGATTTCAATATTCGAAATTGTGGTGGGCGATGTCATCTGCTTGAAAATTGGAGATCAAGTTCCAGCTGATGGATTACTTCTAGAAGGCCACTCTTTATCAGTAGACGAATCAAGCATGACCGGGGAGAGCGACCATGTCGAGATTAGTGTCACTAGGAATCCTTTCTTGTTCTCTGGGACTAAAATAGCAGATGGTTATGGTCGCATGCTTGTCACATCAGTCGGGATGAACACGAATTGGGGTGAAATGATGAGCCAAATTAGCCAAGATACCAGTGAAAAGACACCCCTGCAAGCACGTCTAGACAAGCTAACTTCTTCGATAGGTAAAGTTGGTTTGGCAgttgctttctttgttcttgTAGTCATGTTGGTCAGATACTTCACAGGGAACACCGAGGATGAGAATGGAAACAAAGAGTACAATGGCAGCAAGACCAAATCTGACGACATAATAAACGCTGTCATTGGGATTGTAGCAGCAGCAGTTACAATTGTTGTGGTAGCAATTCCAGAAGGTCTACCATTAGCTGTGACTCTCACTCTTGCTTATTCCATGAAGAGAATGATGGTTGATAATGCAATGGTCCGGAAGCTCTCTGCTTGTGAGACCATGGGATCCGCTACAACAATTTGTACCGACAAAACAGGCACTCTGACCATGAACCAGATGAAGGTAACTAAGTTTTGGTTGGGGAAAGAATCTGTGGAAGAAGAAGCTTATTCATCTATTTCTCCTTTTGTTCTCAACTTGATCCAAGAAGGGGTTTCTCTCAACACAACTGGTAGTGTGTACAGGCCTAGCTTGGATTCCGAAATTGAGATCTCTGGCAGTCCCACTGAAAAGGCCATTCTTTCATGGGTAGTACATGGGTCGAAGATAAATATGGAGAAAGTGGTGAAGAGCTGTAGCATTCTCCATGTCGAAGCCTTTAATTCGAAGAAGAAACAAAGTGGAGTTCTGGTGAAGAGAAAGGCAGACAACTCAATCCATGTACACAGGAAAGGAGCAGCAGAAATGATACTAGCAATGTGTACAAGTTACTATGATGCCTCTGGAATTGTTAAGGATATGGATTACAATGAAAAAATGAACTTTGAGCAGATTATTCAAGGTATGGCAGCCAGCAGCCTCAGATGCATCGCATTCGCACATAAAGATGTTCCAGCAGAAGAGCAAGTTGAAGGAGACCAGAAAGTTGTGCTAAAGGAAGATGGATTGACCCTATTGGGACTTGTGGGCCTTAAAGATCCATGTCGTCCAGGTGTGAGAAAAGCAGTTGAAGATTGCCAATATGCAGGGGTGAACGTCAAAATGATTACCGGAGACAATGTTTTCACCGCCAAAGCCATAGCCACTGAGTGTGGGATACTCAGGCCTGGTCAGGCCACCCTCGGAACAGTGATAGAAGGTGTCGAATTTCGCAACTACACGCCAGAAGAGAGAATGgagaaagttgagaaaatttccGTGATGGCAAGGTCTTCTCCATTTGATAAGCTTCTAATGGTGCAATGCTTGAAACAGAAAGGTCATGTAGTTGCAGTGACGGGTGATGGCACCAATGATGCACCGGCATTAAAAGAAGCTGATATAGGACTTTCTATGGGGATTCAAGGAACAGAGGTGGCTAAAGAGAGCTCAGATATTGTGATCATGGATGATAACTTTGCTTCAGTTGTGACAGTTTTGATGTGGGGAAGATGTGTGTACAATAATATCCAGAAGTTCATACAATTCCAACTCACCGTCAATGTTGCAGCTCTTGTGATCAACTTTGTTGCAGCAGTTTCAGCAGGTCAAGTCCCATTAACAGCAGTTCAGTTATTGTGGGTCAACTTGATCATGGACACACTTGGAGCTCTTGCTCTTGCCACAGAAAAACCCACAAGAGAACTGATGGAGAAGCCACCAGTGGGAAGGACAGCGCCTCTCATCACAAACATCATGTGGAGGAACCTCTTGCCTCAAGCACTGTACCAGATAACCGTCCTCTTGATCTTACAATTCAGGGGCAAAGCAATCTTTGGTGTCAGTGATAAGGTAAAGGACACATTGATCTTCAACACTTTTGTGCTTTGCCAGGTGTTCAATGAGTTCAATGCGAGGAAGCTAGAGAAGAAGAATGTGTTCAAGGGAATACATACCAATAAGTTGTTCATGGGGATCATTGCAGTGACAATTGTTCTTCAGGTCGTGATGGTGGAGGTTCTCAAGAAATTTGCAGATACAGAGAGGTTGAATTGGGGACAATGGGGTGTATGCATTGGGATTGCATTCATCTCTTGGCCAATTGGTTGGCTAGTCAAGTGTATACCTGTTCCAGAGAAACCCATTTTCAGCTatctgaagatgaagaaaaataagcACTCCAGATGA